From Sporosarcina sp. Te-1, the proteins below share one genomic window:
- a CDS encoding AraC family transcriptional regulator produces the protein MQYKQIIDQSITYIKDHINEQLTAEKIANHVGYSTFHFCRIFSLVKGVPVMEYVRKYRLSTARIELSDNQKILDVALQYGFESASGFSKSFRQEFGYTPTSYKIRMADSDNTLVKNIRDVLDSPKFVDKEPFRVAGYGLHANIADNYSHQIAAYWDSSNESNLEEKLYEQLKPPKHGEVGLWLPYQNEGNAIYLFGVIVDDFSLTTSDMIVAEIPSATYAVFTTPPINNLSTATTYDKDPLSIAVKETWRYIFSEWFDQSSYELDEDRLAYEYYDERCHASENSIMEIYIPIKKS, from the coding sequence ATGCAGTACAAGCAAATTATTGATCAAAGTATCACTTATATTAAAGACCACATTAACGAGCAGCTTACCGCTGAAAAAATAGCAAATCATGTTGGATACTCTACCTTTCATTTTTGTAGAATTTTTTCTCTGGTAAAAGGGGTTCCGGTCATGGAGTATGTGAGAAAATATCGCCTATCGACAGCAAGAATTGAACTTTCTGATAACCAGAAAATCTTAGATGTTGCCTTGCAGTATGGCTTTGAATCGGCAAGCGGATTTTCAAAATCATTTAGGCAAGAATTTGGATATACCCCGACATCATATAAAATTAGAATGGCGGATAGTGATAATACTCTCGTAAAAAATATACGAGATGTCCTAGATTCACCGAAATTCGTTGATAAAGAGCCCTTTAGGGTAGCAGGTTATGGCTTACACGCAAATATTGCAGATAATTATAGCCATCAAATAGCTGCTTACTGGGATTCAAGTAACGAATCCAATTTAGAGGAAAAGCTTTATGAACAATTAAAACCACCCAAACATGGTGAAGTTGGGCTGTGGCTTCCTTATCAGAATGAAGGTAATGCAATCTATTTATTTGGGGTTATTGTCGATGACTTTAGTCTGACAACCTCAGATATGATCGTTGCAGAAATACCAAGTGCAACGTACGCTGTCTTCACTACTCCACCTATCAACAATCTATCAACCGCCACAACATACGACAAAGATCCTTTATCAATAGCTGTTAAGGAAACCTGGCGGTACATTTTTTCGGAGTGGTTTGATCAAAGTTCATATGAATTGGATGAAGATCGCCTTGCTTATGAATATTATGATGAACGCTGTCATGCCTCCGAAAATTCTATTATGGAAATCTATATACCGATTAAGAAATCATAG
- a CDS encoding MarR family winged helix-turn-helix transcriptional regulator, whose protein sequence is MERWNQSYGFLLGKVLQQMESQFAEGLIPFHINARQYGVLLFIQENPYSSQKDISENLQIDRTTMVSHIDHLENLGFVERTKNPNDRRSYSLMITNKGKEVLDSRWEFLSEVELGVLAPLETHEKQLLKELLVKVWKSL, encoded by the coding sequence TTGGAAAGATGGAATCAATCTTATGGTTTTTTGCTAGGTAAAGTTCTTCAGCAAATGGAAAGCCAGTTTGCCGAAGGGCTTATCCCATTTCATATTAACGCGAGACAATATGGAGTTCTTCTATTTATACAAGAAAACCCCTACTCCTCTCAAAAAGATATATCAGAAAACCTACAAATTGACCGGACCACTATGGTAAGTCATATTGATCATTTGGAAAATTTAGGATTTGTAGAAAGAACAAAGAATCCCAATGACCGAAGATCGTATAGCCTGATGATAACGAACAAAGGAAAAGAAGTATTGGATTCACGTTGGGAATTCTTGAGCGAAGTGGAATTGGGGGTTTTAGCCCCTTTAGAAACGCATGAGAAGCAGCTACTCAAAGAGTTACTCGTTAAAGTTTGGAAGTCACTATAG
- a CDS encoding saccharopine dehydrogenase NADP-binding domain-containing protein — MGQPNPFSITLLGSGGGVAKAVLAILNQSAQDKKDPMYPIIRKSQLHLIDINQKDKEYYRRLCPNLINRMRLHQLDLKNVSQFKAHLKRTKTKLVIDVSWADTIEMLTCCNELGILYINSAFENTQVDEDESLYGFPLTERYNRFEDSKKNLTSVKAIVNSGMNPGVVQWMALRLMKDNRGKKPLACYIVEHDSSFFADKSLIDPKTIYTTWSVECFLDEAILSYPMFVQHNLQHYFYEEVYAMEYKVRLGEKEFYGCLMPHEEVITLGDLFDMQIGFIYRVNEHTTELIRNNLDNVDDLWDWNMVLIDPEIGEVEGEDQVGVLLVYEDKEKYIYNTLKSSDIYPKYKTNATYFQVACGLYAGIASLLLDDLPAGIHYVDELLLTTQSKYGDYLTYHMTDFVMGENKGSDGLLHQRLRFIE; from the coding sequence ATGGGACAACCAAATCCCTTTTCCATCACTCTTCTTGGAAGTGGCGGAGGGGTTGCAAAAGCAGTGTTAGCCATTCTGAATCAATCGGCACAGGACAAAAAGGACCCGATGTACCCTATAATACGCAAGTCACAGCTTCACTTAATTGACATCAATCAAAAGGACAAAGAGTATTACAGACGATTATGCCCCAACCTAATAAATAGAATGAGGCTTCACCAGCTGGATCTGAAAAATGTAAGTCAATTTAAGGCCCATCTCAAAAGGACCAAAACGAAACTAGTCATTGATGTGTCCTGGGCCGATACAATTGAAATGCTTACATGCTGCAATGAATTAGGTATTTTATACATCAATTCAGCCTTCGAAAACACGCAGGTCGACGAGGACGAGAGTCTCTATGGTTTTCCACTCACAGAGCGATACAATCGATTCGAAGACAGCAAAAAGAATTTGACCTCTGTGAAAGCAATTGTTAACTCTGGAATGAATCCCGGGGTAGTTCAGTGGATGGCATTACGCCTGATGAAGGATAACCGGGGCAAAAAACCGTTAGCGTGCTACATTGTAGAGCATGATAGTTCCTTTTTTGCAGACAAATCATTAATCGATCCTAAAACAATCTACACCACTTGGTCAGTAGAATGCTTTCTAGATGAGGCTATATTGAGCTATCCAATGTTTGTCCAACATAATCTGCAGCATTATTTTTATGAAGAAGTCTATGCCATGGAGTATAAAGTACGGCTAGGGGAAAAAGAATTTTATGGTTGTCTAATGCCCCATGAAGAAGTCATTACATTAGGTGATTTATTTGATATGCAGATTGGATTTATTTATCGTGTCAATGAACATACAACGGAGTTAATCAGAAATAATTTAGACAACGTAGACGATCTGTGGGATTGGAATATGGTTTTGATTGACCCAGAAATCGGGGAAGTGGAAGGAGAAGACCAAGTAGGTGTGCTTCTAGTTTACGAAGATAAGGAAAAGTATATATATAATACCCTGAAAAGCAGTGACATTTATCCGAAATACAAAACGAATGCCACCTACTTTCAAGTGGCTTGTGGTCTTTACGCAGGGATTGCCAGCTTACTTTTAGATGATCTCCCTGCCGGCATCCATTACGTGGATGAGCTGTTGCTTACTACTCAAAGCAAGTACGGAGACTACCTAACCTATCATATGACTGACTTTGTCATGGGAGAAAATAAGGGCTCTGATGGCTTGTTGCATCAAAGGCTGAGATTCATCGAATAG
- a CDS encoding ATP-binding protein: MIIDEWLLTSLTLEQATILLEIIENRQFQRSTVFCSQFAPEGWHAKIELQQIADAILDRIVHNSFKIILDGNISMRERHGLSGGNTVG; the protein is encoded by the coding sequence TTGATAATTGACGAATGGTTATTGACTAGCCTAACTCTTGAACAGGCCACCATCCTTCTTGAAATCATTGAAAACCGGCAATTCCAACGCTCAACAGTTTTTTGTTCACAATTCGCACCAGAAGGATGGCACGCTAAGATCGAGCTGCAGCAAATCGCAGATGCCATCTTAGATCGTATCGTCCATAATTCTTTCAAAATTATCTTGGACGGAAATATTTCAATGCGTGAGCGACATGGGCTCAGTGGAGGTAACACTGTTGGCTAA
- a CDS encoding transposase, with translation MIQYQKILQMYFNGDSQRTIAAATGHSWRTVKDVIYRAENKNIIELKPEMDNLWLFGFLYPERQTFEGGYYPVNWEYIHKELMKKNVTLQLLHREYKEKARNSKKYPYSYTSFTRGYRQYADKYNLTMPIKKKPGELVEVDWIGSTLPVTDCNTGNEEKAYLFVASLPFSQFFYVEAFSRR, from the coding sequence ATGATTCAATACCAAAAGATCCTACAAATGTACTTCAACGGTGACTCTCAACGAACCATCGCAGCCGCCACCGGTCATTCATGGCGGACGGTAAAAGATGTGATTTACCGAGCAGAAAATAAAAATATCATTGAGCTGAAGCCGGAGATGGATAATCTCTGGCTATTTGGCTTCCTATACCCCGAAAGGCAGACATTTGAGGGGGGTTATTACCCTGTTAATTGGGAGTATATCCATAAAGAGCTGATGAAAAAGAACGTGACGCTCCAACTTCTTCATCGTGAATACAAAGAGAAAGCTCGAAACTCAAAGAAATATCCTTATTCCTATACCAGCTTTACAAGGGGTTATCGTCAGTATGCGGATAAATATAATCTAACTATGCCGATAAAAAAGAAGCCCGGAGAACTGGTGGAAGTTGACTGGATCGGAAGTACATTACCGGTAACTGACTGCAACACCGGCAACGAGGAAAAAGCCTATCTTTTTGTAGCAAGTTTACCATTCAGTCAGTTTTTCTACGTTGAAGCCTTTAGTAGACGGTAG
- a CDS encoding helix-turn-helix transcriptional regulator translates to MKAYIQQMIDWIEEHLQSGFSLEELADHMGYSPYYCSFKFHQATGLSIRRYILLRRLYLSTKDLANQRKIMDVALDYNYSSQDSYSRAFKTVFGVSPKEFQLRQMPIQSFAKLQIDTREDHYKMNRNRETEVANLQSTKSELFDRDVLNILNGQLMYEEFKSKRLMGDSDYVPFNEAMCVHKTSSIIFDSEFIQTRAMGHGETIESYCSKVIHPLHDLFQKDYNYIVLWFGEDVFCQMNLLTLLAYLEQSDYKGKVFLNSFREDEFKVNQTELTLGSFDAAYQEILVHHRKPGEGLLPVLYQASVLYLELQKEKNEVTQYISQNMHVPEAELLRRLFKVFPMIGYGDTQYIELINKMKNNKNT, encoded by the coding sequence ATGAAGGCATATATCCAGCAGATGATTGATTGGATTGAGGAACATTTACAAAGTGGTTTTTCGTTAGAGGAGTTAGCTGATCATATGGGGTATTCTCCTTATTACTGCTCGTTCAAATTTCATCAGGCAACAGGTCTGAGCATTCGACGATATATCCTGCTGAGAAGATTGTATTTGTCTACGAAAGACTTAGCCAACCAACGAAAGATCATGGACGTTGCTTTGGATTATAACTATTCGTCGCAGGATTCCTATAGCAGAGCATTTAAAACAGTTTTCGGTGTGAGCCCAAAAGAATTTCAACTCCGTCAAATGCCGATTCAATCATTTGCCAAGCTCCAGATCGATACGAGGGAGGATCATTATAAAATGAATAGGAATAGAGAGACCGAGGTAGCCAATTTACAGAGTACGAAAAGCGAGCTGTTTGATCGGGATGTATTGAATATCTTAAACGGTCAGCTGATGTATGAGGAATTCAAAAGTAAAAGGCTGATGGGGGATTCGGATTATGTACCCTTCAATGAAGCCATGTGTGTACACAAAACATCGAGTATTATTTTCGATTCCGAATTCATTCAAACACGAGCGATGGGGCATGGGGAAACGATAGAAAGTTACTGTAGCAAAGTTATCCACCCGTTACACGATTTGTTTCAGAAGGACTATAACTACATCGTCTTATGGTTTGGAGAAGATGTGTTTTGTCAGATGAATCTTCTAACGCTTCTTGCCTATCTGGAACAGTCGGATTATAAAGGCAAGGTATTTTTAAATAGCTTTAGAGAGGATGAATTCAAAGTAAACCAAACAGAGCTTACGTTAGGAAGCTTTGACGCCGCGTATCAGGAGATCTTGGTCCATCATCGGAAGCCAGGGGAAGGGCTGCTCCCCGTGTTGTATCAGGCCAGTGTATTATATCTAGAGCTGCAGAAGGAAAAAAATGAAGTGACACAATACATTTCACAGAATATGCATGTACCAGAAGCGGAATTATTGAGGCGTTTATTCAAGGTTTTTCCAATGATCGGGTACGGAGATACACAATATATAGAGCTCATCAATAAAATGAAGAATAACAAAAATACGTAA
- a CDS encoding rhodanese-like domain-containing protein: MKATQLESEKYFLLDVRNGPIHVRSVTIKDTNVIPELELANRLEEIPKDKEIIVYCWDVWCNTAAKAAKFLLEQGYQVKELIGGLAAWQEMNFPVSEQLKSTDVAKNCGC, from the coding sequence ATGAAAGCTACGCAACTGGAGTCTGAGAAATACTTTTTACTCGATGTGAGAAATGGTCCAATTCACGTAAGAAGTGTAACTATTAAAGATACGAATGTTATACCTGAACTAGAATTGGCTAATCGACTAGAAGAAATACCGAAGGACAAGGAGATTATTGTTTACTGCTGGGATGTCTGGTGCAATACGGCTGCCAAGGCAGCAAAGTTTTTGTTGGAACAAGGTTATCAAGTGAAAGAATTGATCGGTGGGTTAGCGGCGTGGCAGGAAATGAACTTCCCTGTTTCGGAGCAACTAAAGAGTACTGATGTTGCGAAAAATTGTGGATGCTGA
- the ade gene encoding adenine deaminase — translation MQKEELKQLIDVAAGRKLADLVLKNGKIVDVYQGSILVGDVAIVDGKIAGIGEAYEGKEVVDINGKYIAPGFIDPHIHVESSYVTPEEFGRLLVPHGTTTVMADPHEIVNVAGLKGLDYMIEAAEHTALDIQYMLPSCVPATDMENAGAVLTASDMVTPLETGKARGLAEFMDFPGVIEAKDDVLDKLLVAKKLQKRIDGHSPMVNRKELNAYIAAGVENDHECSTIEEMQARISRGMYVFLREGSVTQNLRTLLKGVTTHNFRRCVLCGDDVQAKTIIEKGHLDNAIRICVEENVDPIQAIQMATINAAECCQLNDRGAVAPGLRADLVIFNDLDNLVVEQTYIEGQLVADQGKYVLPFTRAEISSVQSSVHVSNFSKEKLSLKLDSNKARAIEVIQTEALTNEAIVEVDLDEAGEFVYNPNNPVAKIAVIERHRNTGNVFVGLLKDYGIQKGAIGISIAHDSHNLIVTGTNDEDMALAVENLKEQDGGVVLVEGGRVLCTMALPVGGLMSNLSGEAVIEEQRKVDDVAREVLGIAADVDPIMTLGFMSLAVIPKLKITDVGLVDVTKFEFVPVAVTVEEKVYL, via the coding sequence TTGCAAAAAGAAGAATTGAAACAGCTAATTGACGTAGCTGCAGGACGAAAACTTGCAGACCTTGTTTTGAAAAATGGTAAAATCGTGGATGTCTATCAAGGGAGTATCCTTGTTGGTGATGTGGCCATTGTCGATGGGAAGATTGCTGGGATAGGAGAAGCTTATGAAGGTAAAGAGGTTGTTGATATAAATGGAAAATATATAGCACCTGGTTTTATTGATCCACATATTCACGTGGAATCTTCCTATGTGACCCCAGAGGAATTTGGGCGTTTACTGGTACCCCATGGAACGACTACTGTGATGGCAGACCCCCATGAAATTGTTAACGTAGCGGGACTTAAAGGGCTAGATTATATGATTGAAGCAGCAGAACACACGGCGTTAGATATCCAGTACATGTTGCCTTCTTGTGTTCCAGCAACCGATATGGAAAATGCCGGTGCGGTGTTAACAGCTTCTGATATGGTAACTCCATTAGAAACCGGAAAAGCGAGGGGACTCGCTGAATTTATGGATTTCCCAGGGGTAATCGAGGCCAAGGATGATGTGCTTGATAAACTATTGGTAGCGAAGAAGCTACAGAAGCGAATTGATGGACATAGTCCGATGGTAAATAGAAAGGAACTTAACGCATATATTGCGGCTGGCGTGGAAAATGACCATGAATGCTCTACTATAGAAGAGATGCAGGCTCGTATCTCCCGAGGGATGTATGTCTTTTTACGGGAAGGGTCTGTGACGCAGAATCTGCGTACTTTGCTAAAGGGTGTCACAACTCATAATTTCCGCCGCTGTGTTTTATGTGGTGATGATGTACAAGCCAAAACTATTATAGAAAAAGGTCATTTGGATAATGCGATCCGTATTTGTGTAGAGGAAAATGTGGATCCGATACAAGCCATTCAAATGGCTACCATCAACGCGGCAGAATGCTGTCAGTTGAATGACCGTGGAGCGGTGGCACCAGGATTAAGAGCCGATTTGGTCATCTTCAACGATCTTGACAACTTGGTAGTGGAACAAACATATATCGAAGGACAACTTGTGGCTGATCAAGGTAAATACGTGTTGCCATTTACGAGAGCCGAGATTTCTTCCGTACAATCCAGTGTACATGTCAGCAATTTTTCCAAAGAGAAGCTTTCCTTGAAGTTAGATTCAAATAAAGCAAGAGCGATTGAAGTGATTCAAACAGAAGCGTTAACCAATGAAGCTATTGTCGAAGTAGATCTGGATGAGGCAGGGGAATTCGTGTACAACCCTAATAATCCGGTTGCCAAAATTGCTGTTATTGAAAGACATCGTAACACGGGGAATGTATTCGTTGGTTTATTGAAAGACTACGGCATCCAAAAAGGTGCGATTGGCATCTCCATCGCACACGATTCACATAACTTGATTGTGACTGGAACGAATGACGAGGATATGGCATTGGCCGTCGAGAATTTAAAAGAACAGGACGGCGGGGTAGTCCTGGTCGAAGGCGGCAGAGTTCTCTGTACGATGGCATTACCGGTAGGTGGACTGATGAGTAATCTTTCAGGTGAAGCGGTCATTGAAGAGCAACGCAAAGTCGATGATGTGGCACGTGAAGTACTCGGAATCGCAGCTGATGTCGATCCCATCATGACATTAGGCTTTATGTCGTTAGCTGTGATTCCGAAACTCAAAATTACGGATGTAGGACTTGTGGATGTAACAAAATTTGAATTTGTACCTGTAGCTGTTACGGTAGAAGAAAAGGTTTACTTGTAA
- a CDS encoding bifunctional 2-polyprenyl-6-hydroxyphenol methylase/3-demethylubiquinol 3-O-methyltransferase UbiG has protein sequence MFTEYGELSTMLYQLTKPSGYSIDGDLEYYYEHLKSTKGKILEAGVGTGRMMIPFLQKGLDVEGVDVSEDMLKQCRANMEAAKVKGTLYQGDLTDLHLPEKYEAIIMPTGSFCLLPRNQVKDILRSFYQHLEVGGKIIIDLELPTGFIPDKVSTGQFSIDNETGILFTSTTQGIDWLQQKTSFIHRYDLLKIGKIQETEISNFVLYWYGIQEFQLLLEHEGYSSIEYKLGYERDTSSSLITFFASKE, from the coding sequence ATGTTTACAGAATATGGTGAATTAAGCACCATGCTATACCAGTTGACCAAACCCTCCGGATACTCTATTGATGGTGATTTGGAATACTATTATGAACATTTGAAAAGTACTAAAGGTAAAATCTTAGAAGCAGGCGTCGGCACTGGTAGAATGATGATTCCTTTTCTGCAAAAGGGACTTGATGTAGAAGGTGTTGACGTATCTGAAGATATGTTAAAACAATGTAGAGCTAACATGGAGGCCGCAAAAGTGAAGGGAACTCTCTACCAAGGAGATCTTACTGACCTTCATCTACCTGAAAAATACGAGGCGATTATCATGCCTACCGGGAGTTTCTGTCTATTACCCCGGAATCAAGTTAAGGATATTCTGCGTTCTTTTTACCAACATCTTGAAGTAGGCGGTAAAATTATTATTGATTTGGAATTGCCAACTGGATTCATACCAGACAAAGTTTCAACAGGTCAATTTTCAATCGACAATGAAACTGGCATTCTATTTACGTCAACAACCCAAGGAATAGATTGGCTTCAACAGAAAACCAGCTTTATTCACCGATACGATTTGCTCAAAATTGGTAAGATTCAAGAAACAGAAATATCAAATTTTGTTCTCTATTGGTATGGAATCCAGGAGTTTCAGCTTTTACTGGAACATGAAGGATATTCTTCGATTGAGTATAAACTTGGGTATGAGAGAGATACGTCTTCTTCCCTCATCACCTTTTTTGCAAGTAAAGAATAA
- a CDS encoding N-acetyltransferase, translated as MMSTIQRIYKENYLAGKKVRYCYTSEKYYEVDQEEIDKGWVFTLREECFDKPFVKSMEENIFEEYKEGAEAYTAEVNGTEAGIMMIQEMDWNHTLLIHDLHVYPSFQKKRIGRKFIDMAKQRAVELGARSIVLETQTSNYPAIQFYLRNGFRVVGLNTISYSNEDVVKNEVRLEMAYIVNS; from the coding sequence ATGATGTCAACCATTCAACGAATCTATAAAGAAAATTATCTAGCAGGAAAAAAAGTACGGTACTGTTATACATCGGAGAAATACTATGAGGTAGACCAAGAAGAAATAGACAAAGGGTGGGTGTTCACCTTACGAGAAGAATGTTTTGATAAGCCATTTGTGAAAAGCATGGAAGAAAATATATTTGAGGAATATAAAGAAGGCGCTGAAGCCTATACGGCAGAAGTGAACGGGACAGAGGCTGGGATTATGATGATCCAAGAAATGGACTGGAATCATACATTGTTAATCCATGATTTACACGTCTATCCTTCGTTTCAAAAGAAGAGGATTGGCAGGAAATTCATCGACATGGCGAAACAAAGAGCAGTTGAATTAGGAGCTCGCTCCATTGTTTTAGAAACACAGACCTCCAATTATCCTGCCATTCAATTTTACTTGCGGAACGGCTTTCGAGTAGTCGGCTTGAACACGATTTCATACTCGAATGAGGATGTTGTAAAAAATGAAGTACGATTAGAGATGGCATATATAGTAAATTCCTAA
- a CDS encoding ZIP family metal transporter, whose amino-acid sequence MGHVWFVGFIATCFGIGLGGGIASIIHRFKRSIGTVYAVCTGLLLGLVSIEIIPEAIELGNWFVFAGGFGVGVLLFEWMHRLFPNHSRKDHGRNTGIFLAAIISLHNFPMGVVLGTSEQTEVGFALLQAMLLHNIPEGMVLFTPFCIAGIRFFVLCILSVLIALPVAAGAFLGQLIGAQHHVFWAFLISLSVGTIYMVTMKEILPESIRRSSNTYSVFVASIAFGLMAVYLLCLE is encoded by the coding sequence TTGGGGCATGTTTGGTTCGTCGGCTTCATAGCAACTTGTTTCGGAATCGGGTTGGGCGGAGGGATTGCGTCCATCATTCATCGGTTCAAGCGAAGTATCGGTACCGTCTACGCGGTATGTACGGGCCTTCTCCTAGGATTGGTCAGCATCGAGATTATCCCCGAAGCGATAGAACTGGGAAATTGGTTCGTCTTTGCTGGGGGGTTTGGAGTCGGTGTTCTTCTGTTTGAGTGGATGCATCGGCTTTTTCCAAATCATTCAAGGAAGGACCATGGCAGAAACACAGGAATATTTCTAGCTGCAATCATTTCACTCCACAATTTCCCGATGGGGGTAGTTTTAGGGACGAGCGAGCAGACGGAAGTTGGCTTTGCTCTATTGCAAGCGATGCTGCTGCATAATATTCCAGAAGGCATGGTTTTATTTACCCCGTTCTGCATAGCTGGGATTCGGTTCTTTGTGCTGTGCATCCTCTCCGTTTTGATTGCGTTGCCAGTGGCGGCTGGCGCCTTTCTCGGCCAACTGATCGGTGCGCAGCATCATGTGTTTTGGGCGTTTCTGATCAGCTTGTCTGTCGGTACGATCTATATGGTCACGATGAAAGAAATCCTGCCGGAATCCATTCGGCGATCCTCGAATACGTATAGTGTTTTTGTTGCCAGCATTGCCTTTGGATTGATGGCTGTTTATTTGTTGTGTTTGGAATGA